The window gacaaaacacaacaatataGCATTCTGTAACATTTTTAAGGCATCTGAATACTAACGCAAAAGCTTCATTCTGTGCACAAAAAACTCAagtacatttattaaaacatgcaGTTAATGCTTGAATAAATTTCCCAGTTAGGGACTTGGACAACATTTTGTGTAGCTTTGCTTTATGAccaatatattttaaatattttgattacATAACTAACATGTACATACAACATGTTACAATAGTTCTTAAATCTTATCCAAACGAATATGTACATCAATAACAACATGTGCAGCTACACTGACACAATTGTTACCTCAACAAATAACTGTTATACAAATGTAAAGACATTACCGAGAACAATAAATATGAGAAACAATCCGACTGAGAGATCAGCATGCTCTGACACATGTCTGAATTAACTGTTGGCTTTGCCCCAGTGGACCTACAAAACTGTAACAGTGAAAGAATATTGCAGTTGTGGGACATGAAATTACAGGCCACAGTAATTACATCAtacattattattgtgttttacaaTGAAGATTCCACACAAAGACTTTTCATGTTCTACAAATTACTGTATAATGTCAATTCACTTTCACTCAGCTTGCAGTTTACAGCTATGAATAGCTTAAGCGAAAAGCATTTTATTAATAGGTTTTGCTTATACAATGAATATTACCCATGTGGCGCTGAAACTGATTActtgacagtgacagtacatCCTCCAGAGATTGAGCATTACATTCAGACTACATCATTCATAACTGAGCACACCAttgttttgagatatttttaacATGCCAACCATATTTCTGTAACTCAGTGCTTTTTCCCTGTTGCACAAACTCCTGCTAATTGCAAAATCACATTATACAAACACATGGAATGTGTGCTGTATAGATGTGTCTAATTTCCACAGATTTTTAAGGTTCCCCTCTAGTAACCGGGGTAATAGGCTGTTTGGTTCCAGGCCGAATTGTAAAGGTCATACCATACTGATGTTTTGACGGTCCGttgctgaaagaaaaagaagatgttCAGGATTATGATGAATACTGCACCCAAACACTGGGCTTATTGACCTAAAAAGTGAATGTGTCATGTCTGAGCAGTGCAAGTCTTACCTGGTGGGAACCTTCACCGAGGACGTTTCatattttttggccacttttcCCTCCAATTCCCTCATGTCCAGGGTTGCTGCTTTGTTGACCACAGGGTAATTCTTGCTTTGTGGTGTGGCTTTGGGGACAACAGGGACCTTATTGTCCTCACTAGACAAGGGGGCCTCCCAGTCATCAGAACCAGGCTCTGCCTCCTTCACCGGAGCCATTTTGTGGTCCATTTCCAACATCTTCTTTTGTAAGATGCTCAGGAGTGTGGCCTGACTCGGGGAAAGAGGGGATGGTAGCTGAGGAGGGGCTGATTGAGGTTTTGTCTGGACATGAGGCTTTGGTTTGATATTGATGTCAGGAGGTGGGAGTTTTGGAGCTGCTGGGGGTTTTGGAGGGGTTGACGGAGCCGGAGGTGCAGGTGGAAGGGTCACAGGAGGTGCTGGTGCCTTTTTCACAGGAGGGTCAGGTGGACGGACGGAAGGAGGGGGCATCATAATCTCCTCGAAATCATCAAACTCTGGGGGAGGAGGGAGTAATGGCATGCTTATCTCCTCTTTATTATCCTCAGGCTGTGCGGATTGAGTCTTTGGGGGGCTTTGCTCTGCATTTTGTTTCTGCTCAACCAGGTTCGTTGCACTTGGGgatgcagctgctgtgatccTATTGAGAGCTGGACTGGTAAACGGCATCTGATCAGGACTTGATGCAGGACTTCTGGATTTTTCTGGAGTCTGAATTGTTTGCGTATGTTTCACAGGACTGAGAGAGCTTGGACTCTCCTGTATTCTTTCTTGCGATGTAAGAGAAGAGGACGACTTTGACCTTGGGACGACAACAAAGGAATTGGGACTCGAGTCACTCGGGTGAATGCTTGCGCTTGGCTGCTCGTTCTTCTCAGCACTGTTTTCCCGCGACAGGGAGTGAGTTGATCTGTGTTTATCTCTTTCCTTAGCCGCCATTAAAAGAGCCAGCGGGGAAGCTGCAGGCCCCTCTCGTGCCCCGTTGGTTTCACTACTCTTCAGGCTGCGTAGTTTACGATCTAATAAAGGACTGAATTTAGGTCTTTGATATGGTGATCCTTCAAGGTTCCCTTTGCTGGGCTCTGAATTCACCTGAGAACTGTTCACTTTCAGAAGCTGTGGTGACTTCTGAGGAGTAGTCGGGAGCAGTTTGGTTATTTCTGGCTGTGCTGAACCTATCCCTGTTTTAGCCTCCTTGTTTGGCTCAGATAGGGGTGGTTGAGAGGGCTGCGTTATTTGTAAGTTCTCCTTCAGCTCCTGTACATCTTTGGATACCGGTTTAGTCGGTGTAGCCACTTTAGGCACTTTCCCATCCACCTGGACAAGCACCGGTGCAGAGTTACCGGACCCAGAATCTTCGAGGAGTAACATCTGCTTGGGTCTTGTGTCACGATTCTCATGACTGCTGAGAGGTGAGGTTTCAGGGACATTGTAAAGCTTTGCTGTGTTTTGGGGATTAAAGGTGGAGAGCGTGGGTGTATGCAGAGGGGGAGGTGGTGCAGGAGTCTGTGGTGGGGAGTCAAGGTTGGACATAGAGGACAGTCTAATGGGCTTTGGAGGTGGTGTCTTATAAGTCTTCTGTTGCTTTTCAGTAGGGGGTAATGGGGGGGCAAATTTTGGATGCTCGGGAACTTTGGCCGCTGGTGGACTAGAAATGGGCGTGGATGGCGCAGAGCCGGTAGACAAAGTAGATGGAGGCTGTGGTGGAGCCATTGTTGGCCGTTTTAAGAAGCCTAGATCGTTCTCCACGGCCGGTGTCTGTGGAGGGGCTTTTGGAGCAGGCATGGAAGGAGGCTGAAGGGTTGCCAGGTCTGGACTGTTTAGGTCACCCAAGAAGTCTGGAGGAGGGATAAAAGTCCCTGGAGGGGGTGGAGGTGCCatagagggagggggaggaacaAATATTTCCCCCTCCACAAGATCAGG is drawn from Seriola aureovittata isolate HTS-2021-v1 ecotype China chromosome 2, ASM2101889v1, whole genome shotgun sequence and contains these coding sequences:
- the LOC130183697 gene encoding uncharacterized protein LOC130183697 isoform X2, which codes for MRKGTLNFLGRKNQSLFDTNIKIRDMDNVELVLDAPAIPESGTASVRARPTVKHHASSDSFQGFAVPTPKVPLLPHVNGPKANGSVSGEKLYNGSVPDLVEGEIFVPPPPSMAPPPPPGTFIPPPDFLGDLNSPDLATLQPPSMPAPKAPPQTPAVENDLGFLKRPTMAPPQPPSTLSTGSAPSTPISSPPAAKVPEHPKFAPPLPPTEKQQKTYKTPPPKPIRLSSMSNLDSPPQTPAPPPPLHTPTLSTFNPQNTAKLYNVPETSPLSSHENRDTRPKQMLLLEDSGSGNSAPVLVQVDGKVPKVATPTKPVSKDVQELKENLQITQPSQPPLSEPNKEAKTGIGSAQPEITKLLPTTPQKSPQLLKVNSSQVNSEPSKGNLEGSPYQRPKFSPLLDRKLRSLKSSETNGAREGPAASPLALLMAAKERDKHRSTHSLSRENSAEKNEQPSASIHPSDSSPNSFVVVPRSKSSSSLTSQERIQESPSSLSPVKHTQTIQTPEKSRSPASSPDQMPFTSPALNRITAAASPSATNLVEQKQNAEQSPPKTQSAQPEDNKEEISMPLLPPPPEFDDFEEIMMPPPSVRPPDPPVKKAPAPPVTLPPAPPAPSTPPKPPAAPKLPPPDINIKPKPHVQTKPQSAPPQLPSPLSPSQATLLSILQKKMLEMDHKMAPVKEAEPGSDDWEAPLSSEDNKVPVVPKATPQSKNYPVVNKAATLDMRELEGKVAKKYETSSVKVPTSNGPSKHQYGMTFTIRPGTKQPITPVTRGEP
- the LOC130183697 gene encoding uncharacterized protein C6orf132 homolog isoform X1 gives rise to the protein MRKGTLNFLGRKNQSLFDTNIKIRDMDNVELVLDAPAIPESGTASVRARPTVKHHAVSISSSDSFQGFAVPTPKVPLLPHVNGPKANGSVSGEKLYNGSVPDLVEGEIFVPPPPSMAPPPPPGTFIPPPDFLGDLNSPDLATLQPPSMPAPKAPPQTPAVENDLGFLKRPTMAPPQPPSTLSTGSAPSTPISSPPAAKVPEHPKFAPPLPPTEKQQKTYKTPPPKPIRLSSMSNLDSPPQTPAPPPPLHTPTLSTFNPQNTAKLYNVPETSPLSSHENRDTRPKQMLLLEDSGSGNSAPVLVQVDGKVPKVATPTKPVSKDVQELKENLQITQPSQPPLSEPNKEAKTGIGSAQPEITKLLPTTPQKSPQLLKVNSSQVNSEPSKGNLEGSPYQRPKFSPLLDRKLRSLKSSETNGAREGPAASPLALLMAAKERDKHRSTHSLSRENSAEKNEQPSASIHPSDSSPNSFVVVPRSKSSSSLTSQERIQESPSSLSPVKHTQTIQTPEKSRSPASSPDQMPFTSPALNRITAAASPSATNLVEQKQNAEQSPPKTQSAQPEDNKEEISMPLLPPPPEFDDFEEIMMPPPSVRPPDPPVKKAPAPPVTLPPAPPAPSTPPKPPAAPKLPPPDINIKPKPHVQTKPQSAPPQLPSPLSPSQATLLSILQKKMLEMDHKMAPVKEAEPGSDDWEAPLSSEDNKVPVVPKATPQSKNYPVVNKAATLDMRELEGKVAKKYETSSVKVPTSNGPSKHQYGMTFTIRPGTKQPITPVTRGEP